A DNA window from Ketobacter sp. MCCC 1A13808 contains the following coding sequences:
- the dapE gene encoding succinyl-diaminopimelate desuccinylase — MPDTPSPTDSTSDSSHSPTLGLAIELMAKPSVTPDDCDCQTIMCDRLRAIGFQIEHLRFGEVDNFWARRGASGPLFAFAGHTDVVPTGPVNNWEFHPFEPRIENGMLCGRGAADMKGSLAAMVTACERFVEHNPDHRGSIGFLITSDEEGPAVNGTVKVVEHLEARNEKMDWCLVGEPSSTHKVGDVIKNGRRGSLGAKLTVKGIQGHVAYPHLARNPIHQIAPALDALTTAHWDNGNEFFPPTSFQISNFNAGTGATNVIPGQAEVVFNFRFSTENSADTLREKAHEILDGFELEYDIDWTLYGEPFITGHGDLVQACVSAIRTEAGIEPELSTSGGTSDGRFIAPTGTQVIELGPCNATIHKLDERIKADDLNTLSKIYEQLLINLLATE; from the coding sequence ATGCCCGACACACCCAGCCCGACAGATAGCACCTCTGATTCCAGCCACTCCCCCACCTTAGGACTGGCGATTGAACTGATGGCTAAGCCATCGGTGACGCCGGATGACTGTGACTGCCAGACCATCATGTGCGACCGGTTACGGGCTATCGGTTTTCAGATTGAACACCTGCGTTTTGGTGAAGTGGACAACTTCTGGGCCCGTCGTGGCGCAAGCGGACCGTTGTTTGCTTTTGCCGGTCATACCGACGTCGTGCCCACCGGCCCGGTTAACAACTGGGAATTTCACCCTTTCGAACCGCGCATTGAAAACGGCATGCTTTGCGGTCGCGGCGCAGCAGACATGAAAGGCAGCCTGGCCGCGATGGTGACCGCGTGTGAACGGTTTGTTGAACACAACCCGGATCACCGCGGCTCCATCGGTTTTTTGATCACCAGCGACGAGGAAGGCCCCGCCGTAAACGGCACGGTAAAAGTCGTTGAACACCTCGAGGCTCGCAATGAAAAAATGGATTGGTGTCTGGTGGGCGAACCCTCCAGCACCCACAAGGTGGGTGATGTAATTAAGAATGGGCGCCGCGGCTCGTTGGGCGCAAAACTTACAGTTAAAGGCATTCAGGGACACGTTGCTTATCCGCACCTGGCCCGCAATCCAATTCACCAGATTGCACCGGCATTGGATGCCCTTACCACAGCACATTGGGACAACGGCAACGAATTTTTTCCGCCGACCTCCTTTCAGATATCCAATTTCAATGCCGGAACCGGCGCCACCAACGTAATCCCAGGCCAAGCGGAAGTGGTTTTTAATTTCCGTTTTTCCACCGAAAACTCCGCTGATACCTTGCGTGAAAAGGCGCACGAGATACTTGATGGTTTTGAACTGGAATACGACATCGACTGGACCTTATACGGGGAACCCTTCATCACCGGGCACGGCGATCTGGTCCAGGCCTGTGTCAGCGCGATTCGCACCGAAGCCGGTATCGAGCCGGAGTTATCCACGTCGGGCGGCACCTCCGACGGGCGTTTTATAGCTCCTACCGGCACCCAAGTAATTGAGCTAGGTCCCTGCAATGCCACTATTCACAAACTCGATGAACGCATCAAAGCTGACGACCTGAATACGCTGTCCAAAATCTATGAGCAGTTACTTATTAACTTGCTGGCCACGGAATAA
- a CDS encoding O-methyltransferase has protein sequence MTSKPSLDLASISDYVFDNSVRDDPLLRALREETAQDDMARMQISAEQGQLMALLVKLTGAKRIIEVGTFTGYSSLCMARALPEDGELICCDLSEQWTNIAKRYWQQAQVAQKIKLVLAPAQQTLQTLIDDQQQNQFDLAFIDADKESYDTYYEQCLQLLRSNGVILLDNMLWSGRVADPEFDDEDTLAIRRLNQKLLEDQRVDVSLLTVADGISLIRKR, from the coding sequence ATGACCAGCAAACCGAGCCTGGATTTGGCGTCAATCAGCGATTATGTTTTTGATAATTCCGTGCGTGACGACCCCCTGCTCCGTGCATTGCGTGAGGAAACCGCGCAAGACGATATGGCAAGGATGCAAATTTCCGCTGAACAGGGCCAGCTTATGGCATTGCTGGTTAAACTAACCGGTGCCAAGCGCATAATTGAAGTCGGTACTTTCACCGGATACAGCAGTTTGTGTATGGCGCGCGCATTGCCGGAAGATGGTGAATTAATTTGCTGCGACCTGAGTGAACAGTGGACCAACATCGCCAAACGCTATTGGCAACAAGCCCAGGTGGCGCAAAAAATTAAGTTGGTTTTAGCGCCCGCGCAACAGACTCTGCAAACGCTAATTGACGACCAGCAGCAGAATCAATTTGATCTGGCGTTCATCGATGCCGACAAAGAAAGTTATGACACTTACTATGAACAGTGCCTGCAATTGCTGCGCAGTAACGGGGTGATCCTGCTGGACAACATGCTTTGGAGCGGACGGGTTGCCGATCCCGAATTCGATGATGAAGATACACTCGCGATCCGCCGACTGAACCAGAAATTACTGGAGGACCAGCGGGTGGACGTCAGTCTGCTGACCGTGGCCGACGGCATCAGCCTAATCAGAAAACGATGA
- the dapC gene encoding succinyldiaminopimelate transaminase translates to MNPDLQKLHSYPFEKLATLFKGAAHSAGLSHIALSIGEPKHPSPEFVKQSLIDAVDKLAVYPTTKGIPEFRAVISRWACTRFQLGDQGLCPETQVLPVNGTREALFAFAQAMIDRSRDPLVISPNPFYQIYEGAALLAGAQPYFLPCLESNAMIPDYDAVPADVWRRCQLLFVCSPGNPTGAVTDEATLKQLIELADEHDFIIASDECYSELYFDESNPPTGLLQVCKNLGRDDFSRCVVFHSLSKRSNLPGLRSGFVAGDAALLSGFLKYRTYHGCAMPVQHQLASVAAWSDEDHVRENRRLYQQKFSGVLTILDGHLNLSLPDAGFYLWPQTPTPDTDFARNLFQQQHVTVLPGSYLSRTVNGVNPGANRVRMALVAPVAQCLEAAERIKHFIHHH, encoded by the coding sequence ATGAATCCAGATTTACAGAAATTACACTCCTACCCGTTCGAAAAACTGGCAACGTTATTTAAAGGTGCCGCACATAGCGCTGGTTTATCGCACATCGCTTTGTCGATCGGCGAACCCAAACACCCGAGCCCGGAATTTGTAAAACAGTCATTAATTGACGCCGTAGACAAGCTGGCAGTCTATCCCACAACCAAAGGTATACCTGAGTTCCGTGCGGTCATCAGTCGCTGGGCCTGCACACGTTTTCAACTTGGCGATCAGGGATTATGCCCGGAAACGCAGGTGCTGCCAGTCAATGGCACTCGGGAAGCGTTGTTTGCATTTGCTCAGGCGATGATTGACCGCAGCCGTGATCCGCTGGTGATCTCACCAAATCCGTTTTATCAGATTTACGAGGGTGCGGCGTTGCTCGCCGGCGCGCAACCGTACTTTCTCCCCTGCCTGGAAAGTAACGCCATGATTCCAGATTACGACGCGGTGCCTGCCGATGTCTGGCGGCGTTGCCAGTTATTATTTGTATGCAGCCCAGGCAACCCGACCGGCGCAGTCACAGATGAAGCCACTCTAAAGCAGCTGATCGAACTGGCCGATGAGCACGATTTTATTATTGCCTCTGATGAATGTTATTCGGAATTGTATTTTGACGAGTCGAATCCACCCACCGGGTTACTGCAAGTTTGCAAAAACCTGGGGCGTGATGATTTCAGTCGCTGTGTGGTTTTTCACAGTTTGTCCAAACGTTCCAATCTGCCAGGCCTGCGCTCAGGCTTCGTCGCTGGAGACGCAGCCCTGCTGTCCGGTTTTCTGAAATACCGCACCTATCACGGCTGTGCCATGCCGGTACAGCATCAATTAGCCAGTGTGGCTGCCTGGAGTGACGAAGATCATGTACGTGAAAATCGCCGCCTTTATCAGCAGAAATTTTCCGGTGTTCTAACGATTCTGGATGGCCATTTGAACCTATCTTTGCCGGATGCCGGATTTTATTTGTGGCCGCAAACGCCGACGCCGGATACCGACTTCGCCCGCAACCTGTTTCAGCAACAACACGTCACCGTGTTACCCGGAAGCTATTTGTCACGCACTGTCAACGGTGTTAATCCGGGCGCAAACCGGGTGCGCATGGCGCTGGTAGCCCCGGTCGCCCAATGCCTGGAAGCGGCCGAACGCATTAAACATTTTATCCATCACCATTAA
- a CDS encoding ArsC family reductase codes for MSTTLYGIPNCDSVKKARKWLDANGVEFEFHDFRKDGLSEATMEQWLQQQSWEVLLNKRGTTWRQLPEDVKHNTDASNAKKLMLENLTLIKRPVVIHDQSILVGFKEASFQSLFNK; via the coding sequence ATGAGTACAACACTTTACGGCATACCCAATTGCGACTCGGTTAAGAAAGCCCGCAAATGGCTGGATGCGAATGGTGTGGAGTTTGAATTCCATGATTTTCGCAAAGACGGTTTAAGTGAGGCGACGATGGAGCAATGGCTGCAACAGCAAAGCTGGGAGGTACTGTTGAACAAACGCGGCACCACCTGGCGCCAGCTGCCTGAAGACGTTAAACACAATACCGACGCAAGCAACGCCAAGAAATTGATGTTGGAAAATCTGACCCTGATTAAACGACCCGTTGTGATTCACGACCAATCCATTTTAGTGGGTTTTAAGGAGGCATCGTTTCAGTCGTTGTTCAACAAATAA
- the dapD gene encoding 2,3,4,5-tetrahydropyridine-2,6-dicarboxylate N-succinyltransferase: protein MSDLKAIIETAFDNRDSISPSSVDAGVKSAINDALALLDSGEARVAEKQDGEWVVNQWLKKAVLLSFRINDNVPIEGQFTQYYDKVPSKFADMTAEQFKEAGVRVVPPAVARAGSYIAPGVVLMPSYVNIGAYVDSGTMVDTWATVGSCAQIGKNVHLSGGVGIGGVLEPLQAGPTIIEDDCFIGARSEVVEGVIVGAGSVISMGVYIGQSTRIYDRETGETHYGRVPPGSVVVSGNLPSACGKYSLYAAIIVKKVDEKTRGKVGINELLRITD, encoded by the coding sequence ATGTCAGATCTGAAAGCCATTATTGAAACCGCGTTTGATAATCGCGACAGCATCTCACCCTCCAGCGTCGACGCCGGCGTAAAGTCCGCCATCAACGATGCCTTGGCGTTACTGGACAGCGGAGAAGCCCGTGTTGCGGAAAAGCAAGATGGCGAATGGGTCGTGAATCAATGGCTAAAGAAAGCCGTGCTGCTGAGCTTCCGCATTAACGACAATGTGCCGATCGAAGGCCAGTTCACTCAATATTACGATAAAGTGCCCTCCAAATTTGCCGATATGACCGCTGAACAATTTAAAGAAGCCGGTGTGCGGGTAGTTCCACCTGCGGTTGCTCGTGCCGGCAGTTATATTGCACCCGGCGTTGTCCTGATGCCCTCCTACGTCAACATCGGAGCCTACGTCGACAGCGGTACAATGGTCGACACCTGGGCCACCGTCGGTTCCTGTGCACAGATCGGTAAAAACGTACATCTTTCCGGTGGGGTTGGTATTGGTGGTGTACTGGAACCTTTGCAAGCCGGGCCCACTATTATCGAGGATGATTGCTTTATTGGTGCCCGCTCCGAAGTGGTTGAAGGCGTCATCGTGGGTGCCGGCTCTGTCATTTCCATGGGTGTATATATCGGCCAAAGCACTCGTATTTACGATCGCGAAACCGGCGAGACCCATTACGGTCGCGTGCCACCCGGATCCGTAGTGGTATCTGGCAATCTGCCCTCCGCCTGCGGCAAATACAGCCTTTACGCAGCCATCATTGTGAAGAAAGTGGATGAGAAAACCCGCGGCAAGGTAGGCATCAATGAACTGCTGCGCATCACGGATTAA
- a CDS encoding molybdopterin-dependent oxidoreductase produces MPDLQTHTRTCNLCEAMCGIEITHDQGHIVSIKGDKRDPLSKGFMCPKAVALQDIHDDPDRLHYPMLKTPQGWEQISWENALNEVASRIRNVQAKHGKNAVGIYIGNPTIHNLGSMLTLKPFLSALGTQNRFSATSVDQLAPMLVALKMFGNQTLFTVPDIDRTQMMVCLGANPMASNGSLMTAPGFKNRVKALQERGGKLVVIDPRRTETAEIADQHHFIRPGTDALLLMAMLHTLFRQDLVNTANLSSHMQGVNIVKNMVAGFTPQRVAKATGIKTKEIRQLTVDFANADSACLYGRMGISTQAFGTTTNWLITVFNALTGNLDNPGGVMFTRPAVDLPGLANLLGQGGSFNSRRSRVHKYPEFGGEFPAATLADEMLTPGKGQIRAMVTCAGNPVLSLPNGKKVEKALGNLDFMVSIDFYLNETTQHADIILPPTGPLEHGHYDLALNMVTVRNTAKYSPALYKPMPDSRHDWQIFNELTRRLQPLSPLKWAGGELQYRLIKSLGSEGMLDLLLRLGPYGTSPDQLSELQKALVKLIYKRFPESGLSQLLDVSPYSRHTHRQQHNLSLKKLQQHPHGIDLGPLQPALPERLATQGKSINLVPKLFMQEINRLQQQLDQKTKLSPDAFILIGRRHLRSNNSWMHNSQRLVKGKNRCTALLHFSDGERLGIRDGDPVIVSSSVGEIELPAQLTDDIMPSVISIPHGWGHHRSGSQLSIAQQNAGVSINDITDDRSIDAVTGVAAFSGQLVTLSTTRIEKNVVRINDKRIAATSIP; encoded by the coding sequence ATGCCAGATCTCCAAACACACACACGCACCTGCAACCTCTGTGAAGCCATGTGTGGTATCGAGATCACTCACGATCAGGGTCATATTGTTTCCATAAAAGGCGACAAACGCGATCCACTCAGCAAAGGGTTTATGTGTCCAAAAGCGGTGGCACTGCAGGATATTCATGACGACCCTGACCGCCTGCACTATCCGATGCTGAAAACCCCACAGGGCTGGGAACAGATCAGCTGGGAAAATGCGTTAAATGAAGTGGCATCGCGAATCCGTAACGTGCAAGCCAAGCATGGCAAAAATGCGGTCGGCATTTATATCGGCAACCCCACGATTCACAATCTGGGCTCCATGCTTACGCTGAAACCGTTTCTGTCTGCACTGGGCACTCAAAACCGGTTCAGTGCCACCTCGGTGGACCAACTGGCGCCGATGCTGGTAGCACTGAAAATGTTCGGCAATCAAACCCTGTTCACTGTTCCGGATATAGACCGGACCCAAATGATGGTGTGCCTGGGCGCCAACCCCATGGCCAGTAATGGCAGCCTGATGACTGCGCCCGGCTTTAAAAACCGCGTCAAAGCCTTGCAGGAGCGTGGTGGCAAGCTGGTGGTAATTGACCCTCGCCGCACGGAAACCGCTGAAATTGCTGATCAACATCATTTTATCCGCCCAGGAACCGATGCGTTATTACTGATGGCCATGCTGCACACTCTATTCCGGCAGGATCTGGTGAACACCGCAAACCTGAGCAGCCACATGCAAGGCGTTAATATTGTTAAGAATATGGTAGCTGGATTCACACCCCAGCGGGTCGCCAAAGCAACCGGTATCAAGACCAAGGAGATCCGTCAGCTGACGGTTGATTTTGCCAACGCGGACAGTGCCTGCCTGTATGGCCGCATGGGGATATCCACCCAAGCCTTCGGTACCACCACCAATTGGCTGATCACTGTATTCAACGCCCTGACCGGCAATCTGGATAATCCCGGCGGGGTTATGTTTACCCGTCCTGCGGTCGATCTGCCCGGATTGGCCAATTTGCTGGGCCAGGGAGGCAGTTTTAACTCGCGACGCAGCCGCGTCCACAAATACCCCGAATTCGGTGGCGAATTCCCCGCCGCAACCCTGGCGGATGAAATGTTGACGCCGGGCAAAGGACAAATAAGAGCAATGGTTACTTGCGCCGGCAATCCGGTGCTGTCCTTACCCAATGGCAAGAAAGTGGAAAAAGCCTTGGGGAACCTGGACTTCATGGTCTCGATTGATTTTTACCTCAATGAAACCACACAGCATGCGGACATTATTCTGCCTCCGACCGGGCCGCTTGAACACGGACATTACGACCTGGCCTTAAATATGGTCACCGTGCGCAATACGGCGAAATACTCCCCCGCGCTCTACAAGCCCATGCCGGACAGCCGCCATGATTGGCAAATATTCAACGAGTTAACCCGGCGCCTGCAACCGCTTTCCCCGCTCAAATGGGCCGGCGGCGAATTGCAATACCGGCTGATCAAATCACTGGGCAGTGAAGGCATGCTGGATTTGTTATTGCGCCTGGGGCCCTACGGAACCTCGCCTGACCAACTTTCCGAGCTACAGAAAGCTCTGGTAAAGCTGATCTACAAGCGTTTTCCGGAATCGGGATTGAGCCAGCTTCTGGACGTCAGCCCATACAGTCGTCACACCCATAGGCAACAGCACAATCTGAGCCTGAAAAAATTGCAACAACACCCCCACGGTATTGATCTGGGTCCATTGCAACCCGCCTTACCCGAGCGCTTGGCCACCCAGGGCAAGAGCATCAATCTGGTCCCGAAATTATTTATGCAGGAGATAAACCGCCTGCAACAACAGCTCGACCAGAAAACCAAATTATCCCCGGACGCCTTTATCCTGATCGGGCGACGGCATTTGCGCAGCAATAATTCCTGGATGCACAACAGCCAGCGGTTGGTAAAAGGAAAAAACCGCTGTACTGCATTGCTCCACTTTTCCGACGGCGAGCGATTGGGCATTCGTGACGGCGACCCCGTGATCGTCAGTAGCAGCGTGGGCGAAATTGAACTGCCCGCTCAACTGACGGACGATATTATGCCTTCGGTAATTTCAATTCCCCATGGCTGGGGCCACCACCGCAGTGGCAGCCAGCTGTCAATCGCGCAACAAAATGCCGGTGTCAGCATCAATGATATAACCGACGACCGTAGTATCGATGCGGTTACCGGCGTCGCTGCTTTCAGCGGGCAACTGGTCACCTTAAGCACGACCCGCATTGAAAAAAATGTGGTCCGAATAAACGACAAACGCATCGCCGCCACTTCGATTCCCTGA
- a CDS encoding MerR family transcriptional regulator, which yields MKLPHKTLHFIAQHLPGFSTPAKKPVELPQAKEYTIDELARAADTTARNIRAYQDRGLLPPPELRGRKGFYFNSHLARLRVISGLLDRGYSLSSIKDLISALENGIDLRHLMGLESAMTSPWTDEEPMLVPMAELLAMFGTHLTPEALKRAIELDLMKPDGTMVTVRSMRTLRAGAELVATGIPLEELLDIVRMLRGNVERVANELVRLVGDHVLSNYETEELPPQEEFPKLADLVWRMRPLAEMAVHAELARAMENAASRLLSDRLEKIIERLARERDGK from the coding sequence ATGAAACTGCCACATAAAACGCTGCACTTTATTGCTCAACATCTTCCGGGATTCAGCACACCGGCTAAAAAACCGGTCGAACTGCCCCAAGCCAAAGAGTACACCATCGATGAACTGGCCAGGGCCGCCGACACCACCGCAAGAAACATTCGCGCCTACCAGGATCGCGGGTTACTGCCACCACCGGAACTGCGGGGACGCAAGGGCTTTTATTTCAACAGCCATCTGGCGCGACTACGGGTCATCTCCGGATTACTGGATCGAGGATACTCCCTTTCCAGTATCAAGGATCTGATCAGCGCGCTGGAAAACGGCATCGATTTGCGCCACCTGATGGGACTGGAATCCGCCATGACCAGCCCCTGGACGGATGAAGAGCCCATGCTGGTGCCCATGGCGGAGTTGCTGGCCATGTTCGGTACCCACCTTACCCCGGAAGCATTGAAACGGGCCATTGAACTGGATCTGATGAAGCCGGATGGAACCATGGTCACCGTGCGCAGTATGCGCACCTTACGTGCCGGCGCGGAGTTGGTTGCAACCGGGATTCCACTGGAGGAGTTACTGGATATTGTTCGCATGTTGCGAGGCAACGTGGAACGGGTTGCCAACGAGTTAGTACGTTTAGTCGGTGATCACGTACTGTCGAACTACGAAACCGAAGAATTGCCTCCGCAGGAAGAATTTCCCAAATTGGCGGACCTGGTATGGCGTATGCGACCATTGGCAGAAATGGCTGTGCATGCCGAATTGGCGCGAGCGATGGAGAATGCGGCCTCCCGATTATTATCGGACCGGCTGGAAAAGATCATAGAACGCTTGGCTCGGGAGCGGGATGGTAAATGA
- a CDS encoding alpha/beta fold hydrolase, with amino-acid sequence MMPLKPAQLKATLKNVSERLLRPGNLITGGKTPSDIVYENELIKVLHYRPDRAAIARNSRYAVPLVIVPPLAINNLIYDWFPDRSFVRFMLAQGFDVYLVDWGSPTRKHAHYTLNTYVSHLLPLCLQHVRQHSGRRELTLHGWSMGGGLALCYQALSQDKLIRNIITIGTAVDGHANGQIGRQYAVINRGLKKIGFNLSKVPARWVYAPAWANVIGFKLSDPVSSVQGYVDLIRNLDDREFMARHANQSAFMDNLEAYPGGVIRDWMYSIWLENEAARGYITLDNTRAYFKDVDANLLCIAGSNDKLANQHCCKPLMNMVGSEDKQYLLCEGGHTGIVSGKRAPEQIWPQISAWLASRSKPYAG; translated from the coding sequence ATGATGCCGCTGAAGCCAGCACAGTTAAAAGCCACCCTGAAAAACGTCAGTGAGCGTCTGTTACGCCCGGGAAACCTGATCACCGGTGGTAAAACGCCGTCCGACATAGTGTATGAGAATGAGTTAATAAAAGTACTTCACTACCGTCCTGACAGGGCTGCTATTGCTCGGAACAGTCGATATGCGGTGCCCTTGGTTATCGTGCCACCGCTGGCGATCAATAATTTAATTTATGACTGGTTTCCTGATCGCAGTTTCGTGCGTTTTATGCTGGCTCAGGGCTTCGATGTCTATCTGGTGGATTGGGGCAGCCCCACCCGCAAGCACGCGCATTACACGCTCAATACCTACGTCAGCCATTTGCTCCCACTGTGCCTGCAGCACGTGCGTCAGCACTCTGGCCGTCGCGAGCTGACTCTCCATGGCTGGAGTATGGGAGGTGGATTGGCGCTGTGTTACCAGGCGCTGAGTCAGGATAAGTTAATCAGAAATATTATTACGATTGGAACGGCCGTAGACGGACACGCTAATGGGCAGATCGGTCGGCAGTATGCGGTGATTAACCGTGGCCTGAAGAAAATCGGGTTCAATCTGAGCAAGGTGCCCGCACGGTGGGTTTATGCGCCGGCGTGGGCAAACGTGATTGGTTTTAAGTTGTCGGATCCGGTGAGCAGTGTTCAGGGCTATGTGGATTTGATTCGTAACCTGGATGACCGGGAGTTTATGGCCCGGCACGCCAATCAAAGCGCGTTTATGGATAACCTGGAAGCTTATCCCGGTGGTGTAATTCGGGATTGGATGTACAGCATCTGGCTGGAAAACGAAGCCGCCCGAGGGTATATCACTCTGGATAATACCCGGGCTTATTTTAAAGACGTTGATGCCAATCTGCTCTGCATAGCCGGGAGTAACGATAAGCTGGCGAACCAACATTGCTGTAAGCCTTTAATGAACATGGTGGGCAGTGAGGATAAGCAGTACCTGCTTTGTGAAGGCGGGCATACCGGCATCGTCAGTGGCAAGCGGGCCCCGGAGCAGATCTGGCCGCAGATATCAGCGTGGCTGGCAAGTCGATCGAAACCCTATGCCGGTTAG
- a CDS encoding metal-dependent hydrolase, whose amino-acid sequence MTAAILPVRRNLQFYLPQNKIDNWNGGGEHWTQFMNTLSIFFPAGERFFMKSVRNYRNQIIDAELKKAVSAFIGQEAFHTREHEEYNEAMANAGIPVNELEGQVQTLLDFVDEKLPNSVKLAVTVSLEHLTAMLADVVMGDERFMKDADPHYKALWQWHAMEETEHKGVAYDVYETAMGKGLKAYAIRTSVFLAANVIFWSLFYRYYYLVVKSRGEHKNIKGWAKSFRLQFGRGGVFPTLFGDWLSFFKFSFHPWDINNVEVLDGAEDLMKLVDQFAETAKLNIKPKAA is encoded by the coding sequence ATGACAGCTGCGATTCTCCCAGTACGCCGGAATCTTCAGTTTTATCTACCCCAAAATAAAATAGATAACTGGAACGGAGGCGGTGAACATTGGACCCAGTTCATGAACACACTCTCCATCTTTTTTCCCGCCGGAGAGCGGTTCTTCATGAAGAGCGTGCGCAATTATCGTAACCAGATAATCGATGCTGAGTTAAAGAAGGCGGTATCTGCCTTTATCGGTCAGGAAGCATTCCACACCCGTGAGCATGAAGAATACAACGAGGCCATGGCGAATGCGGGTATTCCGGTGAACGAACTGGAAGGCCAGGTGCAGACATTGCTCGATTTTGTCGACGAAAAGCTTCCCAATTCAGTCAAATTAGCGGTCACCGTGTCGCTGGAACATCTTACTGCGATGTTGGCGGATGTGGTGATGGGCGATGAGCGTTTTATGAAGGATGCCGATCCACACTACAAAGCGTTGTGGCAATGGCATGCGATGGAAGAAACCGAGCATAAGGGCGTTGCTTATGACGTGTATGAAACCGCGATGGGCAAAGGGCTGAAAGCGTATGCGATACGCACCAGTGTGTTTCTGGCTGCCAACGTGATTTTCTGGAGTTTATTCTACCGATACTATTATCTGGTTGTGAAAAGCCGTGGTGAGCATAAAAACATCAAGGGCTGGGCGAAATCTTTCCGCTTGCAGTTCGGTCGGGGGGGCGTTTTCCCAACGTTGTTCGGCGATTGGTTGAGCTTTTTCAAATTCAGCTTTCACCCTTGGGACATTAATAATGTTGAGGTGCTGGACGGTGCTGAAGACCTGATGAAACTGGTCGATCAGTTTGCGGAAACAGCGAAACTGAATATCAAACCGAAAGCCGCGTAG